The proteins below are encoded in one region of Reichenbachiella sp. 5M10:
- a CDS encoding phosphate ABC transporter substrate-binding protein: MILQFSCRSTEKERQVIYIKGSESMHETFNALKEDFEKTQNTWSIEIQGGGSRTGLMAIKDNQVDIGMSSYGFNLDSILGENHGVEERVVAYDGIVLINNDENPIGQLTNDQIGKIYRGEIVDWSEVGGDPGKIMPIIRNQNSGTQKYFSEFFGLDSLSKDAVVAAENNEIVTKVYEDKRGIGFIGFAYVTLNVKELQLPSVKKTDTFFISPSFKTIRMGEYPLRRGLRIYYREQQDQKVEAFLGYLASERAHNIIERNGLISNRANEKVSTL; encoded by the coding sequence ATGATTCTTCAATTCTCGTGTAGAAGTACAGAGAAAGAGAGACAAGTCATATATATCAAAGGGAGTGAATCGATGCACGAGACATTCAATGCATTGAAGGAGGATTTTGAAAAGACGCAAAACACATGGAGCATCGAGATTCAAGGAGGGGGAAGCCGTACTGGATTGATGGCCATCAAGGACAATCAAGTTGACATAGGCATGTCGTCATATGGGTTCAATTTGGATTCTATCCTAGGAGAGAATCATGGTGTAGAGGAACGTGTGGTGGCTTATGATGGCATAGTACTCATCAACAACGACGAAAACCCAATTGGTCAGCTGACCAATGATCAAATTGGAAAAATTTACAGAGGAGAGATTGTAGATTGGAGCGAAGTAGGGGGAGACCCAGGCAAGATCATGCCGATCATTCGGAACCAAAATTCGGGTACACAAAAATACTTCTCTGAGTTTTTTGGGCTAGACTCTCTCTCCAAGGATGCTGTGGTCGCAGCGGAAAACAACGAGATAGTAACGAAGGTGTATGAGGACAAGCGAGGGATTGGGTTTATTGGTTTTGCCTACGTCACACTCAATGTGAAGGAATTGCAGTTGCCCTCTGTCAAAAAGACAGATACATTTTTTATTTCACCTTCTTTCAAAACCATTCGCATGGGAGAGTACCCATTGCGTAGAGGGCTGAGAATCTATTATAGGGAGCAGCAGGATCAGAAAGTAGAGGCATTTTTGGGGTATTTGGCCTCCGAAAGAGCCCACAATATCATAGAACGCAATGGCTTGATCTCGAATAGAGCAAACGAGAAGGTCAGTACGTTATAA
- a CDS encoding two-component regulator propeller domain-containing protein: MKYTACRPALRDTGCDYYYEMMLNQPICKNILLSLFVLLVHIGFAVQGQPTLGFKHLSVKDGLSQSNVNTIIQDRDGYIWIGTFDGLNKYDGYKFTVYTNDLNDNTSIPSNFVTKIIEDRHGYLWMGTTYGLTRFNKETGKFTTLFHDPNNANSISNNSIWSLLEDTEGNIWVGTFGGGLNLLENTENFPNVKVTRYLNEPSNPSSLSQNWVMDIYEDHNKDIWVATVGEYLNQFRPQTKTFDRIHLADSLSANTSVWSIAEDNKNQLWLGTETGLSRLDLNTKLVHNYLHDSTDSTSISEGQIRAILFDSKNNLWISTQNGLNIYNKNNDNFTQHLQDDFDAWSISSDEAWTIYEDKDGTIWIGTYSGGISYFHPSYASFGHVAYNPINPKGMHGSNVTSFAEDPNGNLWIGLDHAGLDFYNKQTGEYTQYSAAEKNPNSLSGNSVMDIHLDNQGFLWIGTYNTGLNQLNTRTQNITHYPSNLATDGMLNNGNIWTIKEDEQSNLWIGTIGGGLNHYNRTTNQFSNFGWGFEDSTTLSNENVWSILLEGDSLVWIGTSNGLNRYDLKTKHFKTYTNNPNDSTTISNHKIQTIFQDSQNRLWIGTQGGGLNLTHRDTDTFTSYHTQDGLANENISSILEDDHGNLWISTNEGLSKFNPTTKEFRNFKTGLQSNQFNLESCLKLEDGRMLFGGVNGYNIFHPDSIQENNQSSAVTITNFLIFNKPIPLSTLKVESRDDIPTIRLDHTQSVFSIEFSALNYIDADQIQYAHRLYNFESEWVKTGADRRFVSYTNIPAGEYLLSLKATNTEGVWMNNASHLRVIIAPPWWLTWWFRIATVTSVLIFIYFSYQLRMKLIYNQKKSLEEEVKARTAEVVKQKEELELQANILTRYNQEILSKNALLEDLHRQKDGMVGVVAHDLRSPLNNIKGLINLVTKSGQLNDEQTRYVQLITRLLNQGDLLISDLLYVNGIQQFDIQLHPREFNINEYITSWLENFQSDLKDKQQKLSLKTQTATAIIRTDQEVLRRILDNLFTNAMKFSEKGATIHLSLVEKSDYFKISITDEGPGISEADQEKMFEMFQKLSAKPTAGESSSGLGLSIVKALIDKLTGKILVHSVLGEGTEFELRIPKRIN, encoded by the coding sequence ATGAAATACACCGCCTGTCGTCCAGCATTGAGAGACACAGGATGTGATTATTACTATGAGATGATGTTAAATCAACCTATTTGCAAAAATATACTCCTCAGTCTGTTTGTACTCTTGGTGCATATTGGCTTTGCTGTACAAGGTCAGCCGACCTTAGGCTTCAAGCACCTGTCGGTGAAAGACGGCTTGTCTCAATCCAATGTCAACACAATCATCCAAGACCGAGACGGTTACATTTGGATCGGTACTTTTGATGGACTCAACAAGTATGACGGATACAAGTTTACAGTTTACACCAATGACCTAAATGACAACACCAGTATTCCCTCCAACTTCGTGACCAAAATCATCGAAGACCGACACGGGTACCTATGGATGGGCACTACATATGGATTGACACGATTCAACAAAGAGACAGGCAAATTCACAACCCTATTTCATGACCCAAACAATGCAAATAGCATCAGCAACAATTCCATTTGGTCCCTGCTAGAAGACACGGAAGGTAACATATGGGTTGGCACATTCGGTGGAGGGCTGAATTTGCTAGAAAACACCGAAAATTTCCCAAATGTCAAAGTTACACGCTACCTCAACGAACCTTCCAACCCCAGCAGCTTGTCTCAAAATTGGGTCATGGACATCTATGAGGACCACAACAAAGACATTTGGGTCGCCACCGTAGGTGAATACCTCAATCAATTTCGACCACAGACCAAAACCTTTGACAGAATACACCTAGCTGACAGCCTCAGCGCCAACACAAGCGTATGGTCTATTGCCGAGGACAACAAAAATCAACTATGGCTAGGAACCGAAACGGGTTTAAGCCGTCTTGACTTAAACACCAAACTGGTTCACAACTATCTCCATGACTCAACTGATTCAACCAGTATAAGTGAAGGTCAGATTCGTGCCATACTATTTGACTCCAAAAACAACTTATGGATAAGTACACAAAATGGACTCAACATCTACAACAAAAACAATGACAATTTCACCCAACACCTACAGGATGATTTCGATGCATGGTCGATCAGTAGTGATGAGGCATGGACCATCTACGAAGACAAAGACGGTACAATCTGGATAGGCACTTACAGTGGAGGAATCAGCTACTTCCACCCAAGCTACGCCTCCTTTGGCCATGTAGCTTACAACCCAATCAACCCTAAAGGAATGCATGGAAGCAACGTCACCTCCTTTGCCGAAGATCCCAATGGAAACTTATGGATTGGGTTGGACCATGCTGGACTAGACTTTTACAACAAACAAACGGGCGAATACACTCAGTATAGCGCAGCGGAGAAAAACCCCAACAGCCTCAGCGGAAACTCTGTCATGGATATTCATCTAGACAATCAAGGTTTTCTATGGATAGGCACTTACAACACGGGACTCAACCAATTGAATACGCGAACCCAAAACATCACACATTATCCGTCGAACTTAGCAACCGATGGCATGCTCAACAATGGCAACATCTGGACAATCAAGGAAGACGAACAGTCCAATCTCTGGATTGGAACAATAGGTGGAGGACTCAATCACTACAACCGCACAACCAATCAATTCTCCAATTTTGGTTGGGGATTTGAAGACTCTACTACATTGAGTAATGAGAACGTTTGGTCTATTCTCTTAGAGGGAGACAGTCTTGTCTGGATTGGTACCAGCAACGGACTCAACCGATACGATCTCAAAACCAAACATTTCAAAACGTATACCAACAACCCCAATGACTCCACCACTATCTCCAATCACAAAATTCAAACAATCTTCCAAGACAGTCAAAACCGCTTATGGATTGGTACTCAAGGCGGAGGACTGAATTTGACACACCGCGATACGGACACCTTTACCTCCTACCACACCCAAGATGGTCTTGCCAATGAAAACATCTCCAGTATACTTGAGGATGATCACGGAAATCTCTGGATCAGTACCAATGAAGGGTTGAGCAAATTTAATCCAACAACCAAAGAGTTTCGAAATTTCAAAACTGGACTACAAAGTAACCAATTCAACCTAGAATCCTGTCTCAAATTAGAAGATGGACGCATGCTCTTCGGAGGTGTCAATGGCTACAACATATTTCACCCAGACAGTATCCAAGAAAACAACCAGTCTTCCGCCGTGACGATTACTAACTTTCTCATCTTCAACAAACCCATACCACTTTCCACATTGAAGGTCGAGAGTAGAGATGATATTCCTACCATCCGATTGGACCATACACAATCCGTGTTTAGTATTGAATTTTCAGCACTCAACTACATCGACGCAGATCAAATACAATACGCACATCGCCTGTACAATTTTGAATCCGAATGGGTCAAAACAGGGGCCGACAGACGATTTGTCTCCTACACCAATATTCCTGCAGGAGAATACTTGTTGAGTCTCAAAGCAACCAACACAGAAGGAGTATGGATGAACAATGCCAGTCACTTGCGAGTCATCATTGCCCCTCCTTGGTGGCTCACCTGGTGGTTTCGAATTGCTACAGTGACCAGTGTTCTGATCTTCATATACTTCTCCTACCAGCTACGTATGAAGCTCATATACAACCAAAAAAAATCCCTAGAAGAAGAAGTAAAAGCTAGAACCGCCGAGGTAGTCAAGCAAAAGGAAGAGCTTGAATTGCAAGCCAATATTTTGACCCGCTACAACCAAGAGATTCTTTCTAAGAACGCTCTATTGGAAGATCTGCATAGACAAAAAGACGGTATGGTAGGAGTAGTTGCTCACGATTTGCGTTCTCCACTCAACAATATCAAAGGGTTGATAAACCTGGTCACCAAATCAGGTCAGCTCAATGACGAACAAACCCGATACGTTCAGCTAATCACAAGGCTCCTCAATCAAGGAGATCTTCTGATTAGTGATTTACTCTATGTCAACGGTATACAACAGTTTGACATACAACTTCACCCTCGTGAATTCAATATCAATGAATACATCACTTCATGGTTGGAAAATTTCCAGAGTGATCTAAAAGATAAACAACAAAAACTCTCGCTCAAAACACAAACGGCCACTGCCATCATACGCACAGACCAAGAAGTACTTCGAAGAATACTAGACAACCTCTTTACGAACGCGATGAAATTTTCAGAAAAAGGAGCAACCATACACCTCAGTTTAGTAGAAAAATCAGATTACTTTAAAATTTCAATAACTGACGAGGGACCTGGTATCAGTGAAGCGGATCAAGAGAAAATGTTTGAAATGTTTCAAAAACTCTCCGCAAAACCTACTGCAGGAGAAAGCTCTAGTGGCCTTGGTTTATCAATTGTCAAAGCACTCATTGACAAATTGACTGGGAAGATATTGGTACACAGTGTACTTGGGGAAGGCACAGAATTCGAACTGAGAATACCAAAAAGAATCAATTGA
- a CDS encoding TonB-dependent siderophore receptor encodes MKKTKTLLLTLTLGLVALGQTYAQDTDSDDILDMSLEDLMNMEVTSVSKKAERLQDVASSIYVLTADDIMKSGATTLHEALRNVPGYWGVQTSYSNAYSSIRNSPTENADPGTVLYLLDGTPIQDLMGSVMSFQNFDIPLDEIDRIEVIKGSGGTIYGANSATGVVNIFTKNPEKYDGINVRAEGAAPGYAAVSARAGGQITEKLAISGYAKYRYFSGWESMAGKDEDGNSTGVTTAFDENYEESSYYSFGAKLNFDITEKSKISARLHHNGYQQNVYTSVFDQSFLITRDDALQFTEVNANRTVANVRFDHSFSDTHSLFARVSTNIENDFYRGGGGMNISNAIYDFEIQDNVSLGQYNDLSIGINYRIVDFDIHDIKSTDYINYVNPQANESIKGAFVQDKIKLLDEKLNFVVGIKAENYTLVNDKYYLSPMAKVSFIANKNITLWGGFTQSYTTPGFNSTNVNLFLVQTPTVATQQITQGVYNFAYQQAIDAGADAATADATASAFVASDAGQAAIQAETRNQGLQNQAAKNGSETSPTKFQTWELGIKSHLGDKVQLNATFFKTYITDGVSANPGGAILTDQKSITDDRITDYYLYGNYVSGESIGTETVIKFFPMQGLVIEASHAWSETTWDYQKNDDFDISGITEDPTPSTPFMPKHVFRFKADYSFGQGFNATASLIQTSSFWTESYYYYDTERYPTLIEGQLPTDPPATPATLVAKNSGRTIINLRLEKKLMNEKLSLYIFGNDITNSGNVADTDNIRNATTLSRIGAMYGGGINYRLK; translated from the coding sequence ATGAAAAAGACCAAAACATTATTACTCACCTTGACATTAGGTCTCGTTGCTCTCGGACAAACCTATGCGCAGGATACAGACTCGGACGACATACTTGATATGTCCCTCGAAGATCTGATGAACATGGAAGTCACTTCGGTTTCCAAAAAAGCCGAAAGGTTGCAAGATGTTGCATCATCCATCTATGTATTGACTGCCGATGACATCATGAAGTCAGGAGCGACTACTCTACACGAAGCGTTAAGAAACGTACCGGGATATTGGGGTGTGCAGACCTCTTACTCCAACGCCTACTCATCAATCAGAAACTCACCAACAGAAAATGCTGATCCAGGGACGGTACTCTACCTACTTGATGGCACACCCATACAAGACCTAATGGGCTCTGTGATGTCGTTCCAAAATTTCGATATTCCATTGGATGAAATCGACCGAATAGAGGTTATCAAGGGGTCTGGTGGAACCATCTATGGAGCCAACTCAGCCACAGGTGTCGTCAATATCTTCACCAAGAATCCTGAAAAATACGATGGGATCAATGTACGGGCCGAAGGTGCAGCGCCAGGATACGCAGCAGTATCCGCACGTGCAGGTGGACAAATCACCGAGAAGCTGGCCATCTCTGGATATGCCAAATACAGGTACTTTTCGGGTTGGGAATCCATGGCTGGAAAAGACGAGGATGGCAACAGTACAGGTGTCACTACCGCCTTTGATGAAAACTACGAAGAAAGTAGCTACTACAGCTTTGGAGCCAAATTGAACTTCGACATCACAGAAAAATCAAAAATATCAGCCAGACTACACCACAACGGCTACCAACAAAATGTGTACACAAGTGTATTTGACCAAAGCTTTTTGATCACAAGAGATGATGCACTGCAATTTACGGAAGTCAATGCTAACCGTACAGTAGCCAACGTACGATTCGACCATAGCTTCAGTGACACGCACAGTTTGTTCGCGAGAGTCTCTACCAACATCGAGAATGATTTTTACCGCGGCGGTGGTGGCATGAATATCTCCAACGCCATCTATGATTTTGAGATCCAAGACAATGTATCGTTGGGACAATACAACGACCTCAGTATCGGGATAAACTATCGTATCGTAGACTTTGATATACACGACATCAAATCGACGGATTATATCAATTACGTAAACCCACAAGCCAACGAGTCCATCAAAGGAGCATTCGTCCAAGACAAAATTAAGCTTTTGGATGAAAAGTTGAATTTCGTGGTAGGGATCAAAGCGGAAAATTATACGCTCGTCAACGACAAGTACTATCTCTCTCCTATGGCCAAAGTATCTTTCATAGCCAACAAAAACATCACGCTGTGGGGAGGGTTTACCCAGTCGTACACCACCCCAGGGTTCAACAGTACCAATGTCAATTTGTTCTTGGTACAGACTCCTACAGTAGCCACACAACAGATCACTCAAGGAGTATACAACTTTGCATATCAGCAGGCCATCGATGCAGGAGCAGATGCCGCGACAGCAGATGCTACCGCAAGTGCATTTGTAGCTTCTGACGCAGGTCAAGCAGCTATCCAAGCTGAAACACGTAATCAAGGTTTACAAAACCAAGCTGCCAAAAATGGCTCAGAAACGTCTCCAACTAAATTCCAAACATGGGAACTCGGTATCAAGAGCCATTTGGGAGACAAAGTCCAATTGAATGCAACATTCTTCAAAACTTACATCACCGATGGAGTATCTGCCAATCCTGGGGGAGCAATCTTGACCGATCAAAAGTCCATCACAGATGACCGCATCACCGACTACTACCTCTATGGCAACTACGTCAGTGGTGAAAGTATCGGTACAGAGACCGTCATCAAGTTTTTTCCAATGCAGGGACTTGTCATCGAAGCATCACACGCCTGGTCAGAAACAACTTGGGACTACCAAAAGAACGACGACTTTGATATCAGCGGCATCACCGAAGACCCTACTCCTTCTACTCCATTCATGCCCAAGCATGTGTTTAGATTCAAGGCAGACTACTCCTTCGGTCAAGGCTTCAATGCTACGGCTAGCTTGATTCAAACGTCTAGTTTTTGGACAGAGTCCTACTACTACTATGATACAGAGCGATACCCGACATTGATTGAAGGTCAATTGCCAACAGATCCTCCTGCTACACCTGCCACTTTGGTCGCAAAAAACAGTGGACGTACCATCATCAACCTAAGGTTGGAGAAAAAACTAATGAATGAAAAATTGTCTCTCTATATATTCGGCAATGACATCACCAATTCTGGCAATGTCGCAGATACAGACAACATAAGAAATGCAACAACACTCAGTCGCATAGGTGCCATGTATGGTGGTGGCATCAATTATAGACTGAAGTAA
- a CDS encoding YfiR family protein, protein MKKSLIILGLLLSTVCFSFQSQAQESKFKALFIYKFAEYVQWPSAPSTLTVGIVGNTDVQEKLASFAASKGGMTVISIKSASDAAKCHMLYVPSSEEKNLSLYTSFIDKKSILLVSDNSSKVGRGADIGFFLEDGKLRFKIDKQNIEAKKMIPSSKLLALGESIN, encoded by the coding sequence ATGAAAAAATCACTCATCATACTAGGACTCTTACTCTCAACCGTTTGCTTTAGCTTTCAAAGCCAAGCTCAAGAAAGTAAGTTCAAAGCACTGTTTATTTACAAATTCGCCGAATATGTACAATGGCCCTCTGCCCCTAGTACGCTGACTGTCGGTATCGTAGGCAACACGGACGTACAAGAAAAATTAGCAAGCTTTGCGGCGAGCAAAGGAGGCATGACAGTCATCTCCATCAAATCAGCATCTGATGCTGCCAAATGCCACATGCTCTATGTCCCTAGTTCGGAAGAAAAAAACCTCAGTCTCTATACTTCATTCATAGACAAGAAAAGTATCCTTCTCGTCTCGGACAACAGCTCCAAAGTTGGGAGAGGCGCTGACATTGGCTTCTTCCTCGAAGACGGCAAGCTCAGGTTCAAAATTGACAAGCAAAACATCGAGGCTAAAAAAATGATACCTAGTTCCAAACTACTGGCTCTAGGAGAATCCATCAACTAA
- a CDS encoding DEAD/DEAH box helicase — MKFEDYRISEDIKANLAKMELKRPTDIQFKSIPAILNKEDVLAIAQTGTGKTAAFAIPIVELLSRSRHADREAGIRCIVLVPTRELAIQISQSFERIAKGTGVKVFALYGGVDQDPQIERLSKQVDVLVTTPGRMFDLASQGHIYFDRVEVLVLDEADHMLALGFIKDIRDLIKYLPKRRQTLFFSATIDEEIKKLAYSLVHKPIRIQISPKDPVSKNVSHAVAHVEMDDKRFFLERLVTENPGIKILVFVRTKVRAERVKAAMERVHIDTVTIHSDKGQADRNAAMSMFRSGKCHILIATDISARGIDIPDVDMVVNYDLPDDPEFYVHRVGRTGRGKSKGQAVSFCSMEERPTLRQIEEYVTKPIKVLEIKRDDYEDTIDLSESKSHDWKTLMSKADEVDKIIAKKKRKKKK; from the coding sequence ATGAAGTTTGAAGACTATAGAATATCTGAAGATATAAAAGCGAATTTGGCTAAGATGGAATTGAAAAGGCCAACCGATATTCAGTTTAAGTCAATTCCAGCTATCCTCAATAAGGAAGACGTTTTGGCGATCGCGCAAACAGGGACGGGTAAGACTGCCGCTTTTGCAATTCCAATTGTTGAGTTGCTAAGTAGGTCCAGACATGCAGACAGAGAGGCAGGAATACGATGTATTGTGTTGGTGCCTACTCGTGAATTGGCTATTCAAATTTCTCAATCTTTTGAGCGAATAGCGAAAGGTACGGGTGTGAAAGTATTTGCTCTTTATGGTGGTGTGGATCAAGACCCACAAATAGAGCGGTTGTCCAAGCAGGTCGATGTATTGGTAACTACCCCTGGTCGAATGTTTGATTTGGCTAGTCAAGGCCATATTTATTTTGATAGAGTTGAGGTGCTGGTCTTGGATGAGGCTGACCATATGTTGGCATTAGGTTTTATCAAGGATATTAGAGACTTAATTAAGTACTTGCCAAAGCGTCGACAAACTTTGTTTTTTTCAGCGACTATTGATGAGGAAATTAAGAAACTAGCGTATTCGTTGGTGCACAAGCCTATTCGTATCCAAATCTCACCAAAAGACCCTGTTTCCAAGAATGTGAGTCATGCTGTAGCGCATGTGGAAATGGATGATAAGCGTTTTTTCTTAGAGAGGTTGGTGACAGAAAATCCTGGAATTAAGATTTTGGTTTTTGTCCGGACAAAAGTACGTGCTGAACGTGTCAAGGCTGCTATGGAGCGTGTACACATTGATACTGTGACAATTCATAGTGATAAGGGCCAAGCTGATCGAAATGCAGCTATGTCAATGTTTCGATCAGGAAAATGTCATATATTGATTGCTACAGATATATCGGCTCGGGGGATTGATATTCCGGATGTAGATATGGTGGTCAACTATGATCTTCCTGATGATCCAGAATTCTACGTGCATAGAGTGGGGAGAACGGGACGTGGTAAGAGTAAGGGGCAGGCGGTATCATTTTGTAGTATGGAGGAGCGCCCGACTTTGAGGCAGATAGAGGAGTATGTCACCAAGCCCATTAAAGTATTGGAGATCAAAAGAGATGATTACGAAGATACAATTGACTTGAGTGAAAGCAAGTCTCACGACTGGAAGACCCTAATGAGTAAGGCGGATGAGGTAGATAAAATCATTGCTAAAAAGAAACGAAAAAAGAAGAAATGA
- a CDS encoding TonB-dependent receptor, translating into MRSITVSFLLICILHTAVAQNLSTLTIQVMSNKEPLEYTSVGIQSTGKGGATDETGTLILQQIPYGSYKIIASRVGYGSRSVWVTLDAPEHFVTVDLIESTTSLDEVVVSGTMQEISKMESTVPVDVYSPKFFKANPAPSVFESMSNINGVRPQINCNVCNTGDIHINGLEGPYTMVLIDGMPIVSGLSSVYGLTGIPQSLIERVEIVKGPASTLYGSEAVGGLINLITKTPERAPMLSADAFVTSWGEVSSDIGLKFRATRKLQSIVGIHYFNYQNPIDKNGDNFTDLTLQNRLSVFNKWTMQRPGNRQFNLAGRYVYEDRWGGEMQWTTKNRGGQEVYGESIYTRRWEIFGTYQLPTSEKVDYQFSANGHQQDSYYGDLSFAAQQSILFQQLTWRKDWSTKHHLLLGLAYRYTYYNDNTTATATGSVTHLPGAFVQDEIQLNTQNKFLFGLRYDHNSLHGNILTPRFNYKWNSPNKKTILRWSIGNGYRVANVFTEDHAALTGARDVVFDGELNPERSWNSNINFVKNIITSSNAFIGIDASAFYTFFNNRIVPDYETNPNQIIYGNLDGTATSKGLSINLDLSWSHGLTALVGMTWMDVTLTENGQSRRQLLTERFSGVWSLGYTFGASLISLDYTGNLYGPMRLPLLGELDPRDEYSPWFSIQNIQVTKKYLNGLEIYGGIKNLLNFTPPANSIARAHDPFDEQVSFDTNGDVIATASNPYALTFDPSYVYAPNQGVRVFFGVRYTLSPI; encoded by the coding sequence ATGCGCTCAATTACAGTCTCTTTTCTTTTGATTTGTATCCTACATACAGCCGTAGCTCAAAACCTAAGTACGCTAACCATACAAGTCATGAGTAATAAGGAGCCCTTGGAATATACCTCCGTAGGCATACAATCCACAGGAAAAGGGGGGGCGACCGATGAAACAGGTACATTGATACTTCAGCAAATCCCCTATGGCAGTTACAAAATTATTGCATCGCGAGTAGGCTATGGCAGCAGGTCAGTATGGGTTACGCTCGACGCTCCTGAACATTTCGTCACTGTGGATCTCATTGAGTCCACGACCTCCTTAGATGAGGTAGTCGTGTCAGGCACTATGCAAGAAATCAGTAAAATGGAAAGTACTGTACCTGTGGACGTCTATTCCCCTAAGTTTTTCAAAGCCAACCCAGCCCCATCGGTTTTCGAATCCATGTCCAACATCAACGGCGTACGCCCACAAATCAATTGCAATGTCTGCAACACTGGCGACATCCATATCAATGGATTAGAAGGCCCCTATACAATGGTTCTCATTGACGGCATGCCCATCGTAAGTGGCCTATCGTCAGTCTATGGTCTTACCGGCATCCCCCAATCTCTCATCGAGCGAGTAGAAATTGTCAAAGGCCCCGCCTCAACCCTCTATGGCTCGGAAGCCGTTGGTGGCCTGATCAACCTCATCACCAAAACACCCGAACGTGCTCCTATGCTTTCTGCCGACGCATTTGTCACTAGCTGGGGTGAGGTCAGTTCAGATATAGGCCTGAAGTTTCGTGCTACGCGCAAATTGCAATCGATCGTAGGCATTCACTACTTCAACTACCAAAATCCCATCGACAAGAATGGGGACAACTTCACCGACCTCACCTTGCAAAACAGGCTATCGGTGTTCAACAAATGGACAATGCAGCGACCAGGTAATCGACAGTTCAACCTCGCTGGACGCTATGTCTACGAGGACAGGTGGGGTGGAGAAATGCAATGGACGACCAAAAACAGAGGAGGCCAAGAAGTCTACGGCGAAAGCATCTATACTCGACGTTGGGAAATATTTGGTACCTATCAATTACCTACCTCAGAAAAGGTCGATTACCAGTTTAGCGCCAATGGCCACCAGCAAGACTCCTACTACGGCGACCTTTCCTTTGCTGCGCAGCAAAGCATACTTTTCCAACAACTGACTTGGCGCAAAGACTGGAGCACTAAACACCACCTACTCCTCGGTTTGGCTTATCGCTATACCTACTACAACGACAACACCACGGCCACTGCAACGGGTTCTGTGACTCATTTACCAGGAGCTTTCGTCCAAGATGAAATACAACTCAACACCCAAAACAAATTCCTGTTTGGTTTGCGCTACGACCACAATTCACTACATGGAAACATCCTTACTCCTCGTTTCAATTACAAATGGAATTCGCCCAACAAGAAGACTATTCTTCGCTGGAGTATCGGCAATGGCTACCGAGTGGCCAACGTATTTACCGAAGACCATGCCGCGCTAACAGGCGCCCGTGACGTAGTATTCGATGGAGAACTCAACCCTGAGCGGTCCTGGAACAGCAACATCAACTTTGTCAAAAACATCATCACTTCATCCAATGCTTTCATTGGAATAGATGCATCAGCCTTCTATACTTTTTTCAACAACCGTATCGTACCCGACTATGAAACCAACCCCAATCAAATCATCTATGGAAACCTAGACGGCACAGCTACATCCAAAGGACTCTCCATCAATCTTGACCTCTCGTGGTCTCATGGCCTCACGGCACTTGTAGGGATGACATGGATGGATGTGACTCTCACCGAAAATGGCCAATCCCGTAGACAGTTACTTACCGAACGCTTCTCTGGTGTCTGGAGCCTAGGCTACACTTTCGGTGCATCTTTGATTTCATTGGACTACACAGGCAATCTCTACGGTCCCATGCGTCTACCTCTCCTCGGAGAACTAGATCCTCGTGACGAATACTCCCCATGGTTCAGCATTCAAAACATACAAGTCACCAAAAAATACCTCAATGGCCTAGAGATATATGGAGGGATCAAAAATCTACTCAATTTCACCCCTCCTGCCAACAGCATTGCACGTGCACACGATCCTTTCGATGAGCAAGTCTCATTTGACACCAACGGAGACGTGATAGCTACTGCCAGCAATCCCTACGCCTTGACCTTTGACCCCTCTTACGTATATGCGCCAAACCAAGGAGTTAGAGTTTTTTTCGGTGTGCGCTACACATTGTCCCCCATTTAA